A window of Castanea sativa cultivar Marrone di Chiusa Pesio chromosome 1, ASM4071231v1 contains these coding sequences:
- the LOC142621592 gene encoding SWI/SNF complex component SNF12 homolog, which yields MSANNNNQPKSLGASSSPFGNAGMPTNPSFTQSQAQAQIEAAFQNQYQLSQAHAIAQAQSKALAHAQAQAQATHAQFQAHLQAQGLSLSQNHSAGIGNLGGSSPSMSTPGNSSIKRMPQKPPIRPLGVSPTHMVSPLRPMEQFTANRRKKQKLPEKQLQDKVAAILPESALYTQLLEFEARVDAALARKKVDIQEALKSPPCVQKTLRIYVFNTFTNQIRTIPKKPNAEAPTWTLKIVGRILEDGVDPDQPGVVQKSNPLYPKFSSFFKRVTISLDQRLYPDNHVIMWENARTPAPHEGFEVKRKGDKEFNVNIRLEMNYVPEKFKLSPALMEVLGIEVDTRPRIIGAIWHYVKARKLQNPNDPSFFNCDPPLQRVFGEERMKFTMVSQKISQHLFPPQPIHLEHKIKLSGNSPAGTACYDVLVDVPFPIQRELSALLANAEKNKEIDTCDEAICSAIKKIHEHRRRRSFFLGFSQSPVEFINALIESQSKDLKLVAGEASRSAEIERRSDFFNQPWVEDAVIRYLNRKPVAGSDAPGSM from the exons ATGTCTGCGAACAATAATAACCAGCCTAAGAGCCTTGGGGCCTCTTCATCGCCCTTTGGCAATGCTGGTATGCCCACAAACCCTTCGTTTACACAATCACAAGCCCAAGCACAAATTGAGGCCGCCTTTCAAAATCAGTATCAGCTGTCCCAAGCGCATGCTATTGCACAGGCACAGTCGAAAGCCTTGGCTCACGCTCAAGCTCAAGCACAAGCGACACATGCCCAATTCCAAGCTCATTTACAAGCTCAAGGGCTGTCACTCAGCCAGAACCATTCAGCTGGCATTGGTAATTTGGGTGGATCTTCGCCCTCCATGTCAACGCCCGGTAATTCAAGTATTAAGCGGATGCCCCAAAAACCCCCGATTCGACCTCTTGGTGTTTCCCCTACACACATGGTTTCCCCCTTGAGACCAATGGAGCAGTTCACTGCCAATCGGAGAAAAAAGCAGAAGCTTCCCGAGAAACAGCTACAAGATAAAGTGGCAGCGATTCTGCCTGAGTCTGCTCTATATACCCAGCTTCTTGAATTTGAGGCTCGTGTCGATGCTGCTCTAGCAAGAAAGAAAGTAGACATCCAAGAGGCCCTTAAAAGCCCACCCTGTGTGCAGAAAACTCTTCGAATTTATGTTTTCAACACTTTTACAAACCAGATTCGCACCATTCCAAAGAAGCCAAATGCCGAGGCCCCTACTTGGACACTTAAGATAGTTGGTAGAATCTTGGAAGATGGAGTAGATCCTGATCAGCCTGGAGTGGTCCAAAAGTCAAACCCTTTGTACCCTAAATTCTCATCTTTCTTCAAGAGAGTGACCATTTCCTTGGACCAGAGACTATATCCGGACAACCATGTCATTATGTGGGAGAATGCTCGAACCCCTGCGCCTCATGAGGGCTTTGAGGTGAAGAGGAAAGGGGATAAAGAGTTTAATGTGAACATACGCTTGGAGATGAACTATGTTCCTGAGAAGTTCAAGCTTTCACCAGCATTGATGGAGGTTCTTGGTATTGAGGTTGATACCCGCCCGAGAATAATTGGTGCAATCTGGCATTATGTAAAAGCTAGAAAACTGCAGAACCCAAATGACCCCTCTTTCTTCAATTGTGATCCACCTCTTCAAAGAGTTTTTGGGGAAGAAAGGATGAAATTCACCATGGTTTCACAGAAGATATCGCAGCATTTATTCCCACCTCAGCCTATACATTTGGAGCATAAGATCAAGCTTTCAGGAAATAGTCCTGCCGGAACTGCCTGCTATGATGTGTTGGTTGATGTGCCTTTTCCAATTCAGAGGGAATTGTCTGCTCTATTGGCTAATGCCGAGAAGAACAAAGAAATTGATACCTGTGATGAAGCAATATGCAGTGCTATAAAAAAGATCCATGAGCACCGCCGGAGGCGATCATTCTTCCTTGGGTTTAGTCAATCACCGGTGGAATTCATCAATGCATTGATCGAATCTCAAAGCAAGGACTTGAAACTTGTTGCTGGAGAAGCAAGTCGTAGTGCTGAAATAGAGCGCCGGTCAGATTTCTTCAACCAACCATG GGTTGAAGATGCTGTTATCCGATATTTGAATCGCAAGCCAGTTGCAGGAAGTGACGCTCCTGGAAGTATGTGA